From a region of the Aeoliella mucimassa genome:
- a CDS encoding response regulator transcription factor, translating into MSHDLTPRECEVVRLISLGCSDLDAGKVLGLSPSTINTHRTNAMQKLGVRKVALLTRLAIKHRITKMTDTLTPSEKRKCKRKKDGWS; encoded by the coding sequence ATGTCACACGATCTAACTCCCCGCGAATGCGAAGTTGTCCGCCTCATCAGTCTCGGTTGCTCCGACCTGGATGCGGGCAAGGTACTTGGTCTCTCTCCTTCCACCATCAACACTCATCGCACGAACGCGATGCAGAAGTTGGGGGTGCGTAAAGTTGCGTTGCTCACGCGCTTGGCTATCAAGCATCGGATCACCAAGATGACCGATACGCTGACGCCTTCCGAGAAGCGTAAGTGCAAACGCAAGAAGGACGGCTGGAGCTAA
- a CDS encoding Lcl C-terminal domain-containing protein, which produces MARPYLQIPLLLVALIFHQQQAEGANYNIVDTGQSTFYGNAVSITAPTSGNPFYGQDAQFEGHAFSYSVSSDGLSVLDNVTSLTWTQGADWNGDGALDADDKMSYADALAYVAVLNSNNYGGFNDWRVPSIKQLYSLIDYRGTDPNTMSATPESATPFIDDTVFQFAYGDTSAGERMIDSQWATSTLYTSTVMDNQSAMFGVNFADGRIKGYPADSNGAGNAKTYYARFVRGNPEYGVNQFVDNGDGTITDEATELMWAQTDSGEGMNWQSALAWAEEMNAENYLGHNDWRLPNAKELQSLVDYSRSPDATNSAAINELFDATQIIDEAGELDYAFYWSSTSFLSFTGTAENAVYVAFGEGLGTMDGTTVQDVHGAGSQRSDPKAGDPADYPSLGNGPQGDVQRVFNYVRLVRDQTTVPEPSTIALSTCGLLLVLIGRFRRHEGATE; this is translated from the coding sequence ATGGCACGCCCTTATCTCCAGATCCCCCTACTTTTGGTGGCCTTGATCTTTCATCAGCAGCAAGCAGAGGGAGCAAACTACAACATCGTCGACACTGGGCAATCCACTTTCTATGGGAACGCTGTCAGTATCACAGCTCCCACTTCAGGCAATCCATTCTATGGTCAGGACGCCCAGTTCGAGGGCCATGCGTTTAGCTACTCGGTCAGCAGCGATGGATTATCGGTGCTGGATAACGTGACCAGCCTCACCTGGACTCAAGGTGCCGATTGGAACGGGGATGGTGCGCTTGATGCCGATGATAAAATGTCCTATGCCGACGCACTAGCCTATGTAGCAGTGCTCAATTCGAACAATTACGGAGGCTTCAACGACTGGCGTGTGCCTTCGATTAAGCAGCTGTACTCCCTGATCGACTATCGCGGTACCGATCCGAACACAATGAGTGCTACGCCCGAGTCAGCTACTCCGTTTATCGACGATACTGTGTTTCAGTTTGCTTATGGCGATACTTCGGCCGGCGAAAGAATGATCGACTCGCAATGGGCGACAAGCACCCTTTATACCAGCACCGTCATGGACAATCAGTCGGCGATGTTCGGTGTGAACTTTGCTGACGGGCGCATCAAAGGCTACCCGGCCGACAGCAATGGTGCTGGCAACGCCAAGACTTACTATGCCCGTTTTGTGCGCGGCAATCCTGAATACGGAGTGAACCAGTTTGTCGACAACGGCGATGGTACGATTACCGACGAAGCTACCGAGTTGATGTGGGCTCAGACCGACAGTGGCGAAGGCATGAACTGGCAATCGGCCCTGGCTTGGGCTGAAGAGATGAACGCCGAGAACTACCTGGGGCACAACGACTGGCGATTACCCAACGCGAAGGAGTTGCAAAGCCTGGTTGATTACAGCCGCTCTCCCGATGCAACGAACTCGGCTGCCATCAATGAACTATTCGATGCCACGCAGATCATCGACGAAGCGGGAGAATTGGACTATGCGTTCTATTGGTCGAGCACTAGCTTCCTCAGCTTTACAGGCACTGCCGAAAATGCGGTGTATGTTGCCTTTGGTGAAGGACTCGGAACGATGGACGGCACGACCGTGCAAGACGTCCATGGAGCAGGTTCTCAGCGCAGTGATCCCAAGGCCGGCGATCCAGCCGATTACCCCAGCTTAGGGAATGGCCCTCAAGGCGACGTACAACGCGTATTCAATTACGTGCGATTGGTTCGCGACCAGACAACCGTGCCCGAGCCCTCGACGATTGCGCTCAGCACGTGCGGCCTACTATTAGTTTTGATTGGCCGTTTCCGCCGACACGAAGGAGCAACAGAATGA
- a CDS encoding Lcl domain-containing protein translates to MSIRQTLSCLMLSAVCVAPTNADEPTAKLPYAIVDTGQTRCYDERRETEYPKPGDHFYGQDAQYQGNAPEYRDNGDGTITDLVTGLMWQADPGGKKSYDEAVAGAAKCQTAGYQDWRLPTIKELYSLIQFTGTDPDPTSRDSSRLRPFIDTNYFQFRYGQASDGDRIIDSQWATSTVYVDRVMFSMPAMFGVNFADGRIKGYPTGRTPRGDAKTFYVIYVRGNTQYGANDYVDHGDGTITDRATGLEWMKVDSISLNAGPRHDGKLDWREALAWAESLEYAGHSDWRLPNAKELHSLVDYGRSPSTTSTAAIDPMFQSTAIRNEGDLLDFGQYWTSTTHASVNSGDSAVYICFGRGLGFMAARGNWTGTKQLLDVHGAGAQRCDPKLGDASRFVQGRGPQGDVVRIYNLVRCVRGGTAEPVAAAPESHTANARPAAAAGRQPPSGGGRGVPGEQWVRRLDRDGDHQVSRQEFDGPVHHFSDFDRNNDGQISPDEAPQGPPRR, encoded by the coding sequence ATGAGTATCCGACAAACACTCTCTTGTTTGATGCTATCGGCGGTTTGTGTTGCACCAACGAATGCCGACGAGCCCACGGCCAAGCTGCCGTACGCGATCGTCGATACGGGACAAACCCGCTGCTACGACGAACGCCGCGAGACGGAGTACCCCAAGCCTGGGGATCATTTCTACGGGCAGGATGCCCAGTATCAAGGGAATGCTCCCGAGTATCGCGACAACGGCGACGGAACCATCACTGATCTTGTGACTGGCTTGATGTGGCAAGCGGATCCCGGCGGTAAGAAGTCGTATGACGAAGCTGTTGCGGGGGCCGCAAAGTGCCAGACCGCAGGCTACCAGGATTGGCGACTCCCCACCATCAAGGAACTCTACTCCCTGATCCAGTTCACTGGTACCGACCCCGATCCGACAAGTCGCGATAGCTCGCGGCTGCGTCCCTTCATCGATACGAACTACTTCCAGTTTCGCTACGGGCAGGCATCCGATGGCGATCGCATCATCGATTCGCAGTGGGCGACGAGCACCGTGTATGTCGACAGGGTCATGTTCTCCATGCCTGCGATGTTCGGCGTGAACTTTGCCGATGGTCGCATCAAAGGTTATCCCACGGGACGAACCCCACGGGGCGATGCTAAAACGTTCTACGTGATCTACGTGCGGGGCAATACGCAGTACGGCGCGAACGACTATGTTGACCATGGCGATGGCACCATCACCGATCGTGCCACCGGGCTGGAGTGGATGAAAGTCGATAGTATCTCGCTTAATGCTGGTCCACGGCACGATGGCAAACTCGATTGGCGCGAAGCACTCGCGTGGGCCGAGTCGCTGGAGTACGCCGGCCATAGCGACTGGCGATTGCCGAACGCGAAGGAACTCCACAGCCTGGTCGACTATGGTCGCTCGCCAAGCACGACCAGCACCGCTGCAATTGATCCAATGTTCCAATCGACCGCGATCCGCAACGAAGGCGATCTGCTCGACTTCGGCCAGTACTGGACCAGCACCACGCACGCCAGTGTGAACTCCGGCGACTCGGCCGTTTATATTTGCTTTGGTCGGGGTCTTGGGTTCATGGCCGCACGAGGCAATTGGACCGGCACCAAACAGTTGCTCGACGTGCATGGGGCAGGGGCCCAGCGATGCGATCCCAAGCTGGGAGATGCCTCGCGGTTCGTCCAAGGTCGAGGCCCGCAGGGCGATGTGGTACGCATCTACAACCTGGTTCGCTGCGTCCGCGGGGGCACCGCCGAGCCAGTCGCAGCGGCCCCTGAGAGCCACACAGCCAATGCTCGTCCTGCCGCCGCTGCAGGACGTCAGCCGCCCTCTGGCGGCGGCAGGGGAGTGCCTGGCGAGCAGTGGGTGCGGCGACTCGACCGCGACGGCGACCATCAGGTCTCTCGCCAGGAGTTCGACGGCCCGGTCCACCACTTCAGCGACTTCGACCGGAACAACGACGGGCAGATCTCACCCGACGAAGCCCCTCAAGGCCCGCCTCGGCGTTAG
- a CDS encoding serine/threonine protein kinase — translation MSDHSDAEREPIELLAEEFVDRIRRGEQPTVEEYASRSPDLAEEILDLFPAIAAIEESKVPSEGYIKLAPPPECLDDFQLLREIGRGGMGIVYEAYQKSLGRRVALKLLPKLALYNTSHLQRFRREARTAAKLHHTNIVPVFGVGHQDEYHYFVMQFIEGAGLDRVLKRLEQSMSVNDKINVSEIVQSIAASQETIADRAMLTTFLDIEPEDDLREARDSEEQSSASLSGSVQLTPGASPRNYWESVAVLGVQVAEALAYAHQQGVLHRDIKPANLLVDTQGKVWVADFGLSKALENEQLSASDEMMGTPAYMAPEQLRGETDHRSDIYSLGLTLYELATLQSPFPAANRAELLHRIATEQPARPRQVRPSIPTDLETIILTAIAPEPASRYQSADDLAGDLQRYLENRPIVARRTSALKRLWLWHRRNPTVAALSGAAIALLVLVAVTAMIGYAHTASALAGERKQRERAETANELAVEALDRIYSQLSPDPAMAARLPQDRTPVSPATAAMLEEMLTFYDRLAEQEDGQVTYGEQIALANRHIGDIRHHLGQLEQAKSAYLKALEQYRVLDEVADARVHLFDQAIVLVEYGIVIDRLREPAEARESWKEAKKLLSQLQETSNLSSEMHVLEVRVKDLLEGRKDSRPPMHRGDGMDRPRQPRRPVGPRRG, via the coding sequence ATGAGTGATCACTCGGACGCAGAACGCGAGCCAATTGAACTGTTGGCCGAGGAGTTTGTTGATCGCATCCGGCGCGGAGAACAGCCGACGGTCGAGGAGTATGCCTCGCGAAGTCCCGATCTGGCCGAAGAGATTCTCGACTTGTTTCCCGCCATTGCTGCCATCGAGGAATCAAAAGTCCCCAGCGAAGGTTATATCAAGTTAGCTCCCCCACCAGAGTGCTTGGACGACTTTCAACTACTTCGAGAGATTGGCCGCGGCGGCATGGGTATCGTGTACGAAGCGTACCAAAAGTCGTTGGGCCGTCGAGTTGCTTTGAAGCTGCTGCCAAAGCTGGCGTTGTACAACACCAGTCACCTGCAACGCTTCCGTCGCGAAGCACGCACTGCAGCGAAATTGCACCACACCAATATCGTGCCAGTCTTCGGTGTGGGGCATCAGGACGAGTATCACTACTTCGTGATGCAGTTCATCGAGGGGGCGGGACTCGACCGAGTCTTGAAACGCCTTGAGCAGTCGATGAGTGTAAACGACAAGATAAACGTGAGCGAGATCGTGCAATCGATAGCGGCATCGCAAGAGACGATTGCCGATCGAGCGATGCTTACGACCTTTTTGGATATCGAACCAGAAGACGACCTGCGCGAAGCTCGTGATTCGGAAGAGCAAAGCAGCGCGTCGCTCAGCGGTTCCGTTCAACTCACTCCAGGAGCTTCTCCGCGAAACTACTGGGAGTCTGTTGCAGTGCTCGGCGTTCAGGTCGCCGAAGCCCTTGCGTACGCGCACCAGCAGGGAGTGTTGCACCGCGATATTAAGCCAGCCAACCTATTGGTGGATACTCAGGGCAAAGTGTGGGTGGCCGACTTCGGGCTTTCCAAGGCGTTGGAAAACGAGCAGTTGAGCGCTTCCGACGAGATGATGGGAACGCCGGCTTACATGGCTCCTGAGCAACTTCGCGGAGAGACCGATCACCGCAGCGACATCTACAGTCTCGGACTCACGCTTTACGAACTAGCGACGTTGCAAAGTCCGTTTCCGGCTGCGAATCGCGCGGAGTTATTGCATCGCATTGCTACCGAGCAGCCCGCTCGTCCACGGCAAGTCCGTCCCTCCATCCCAACTGACCTGGAGACCATCATCCTAACGGCGATCGCTCCCGAGCCAGCCAGTCGATACCAATCAGCCGACGACTTAGCGGGCGACTTGCAGCGGTACCTGGAGAATCGGCCGATCGTCGCTCGGCGCACCTCCGCACTCAAGCGACTATGGCTGTGGCATCGACGGAATCCAACCGTGGCTGCCCTGTCGGGTGCGGCCATCGCGTTGTTGGTACTGGTCGCAGTGACCGCCATGATCGGTTATGCGCACACAGCGAGCGCCTTGGCGGGGGAGCGTAAGCAGCGCGAGCGAGCCGAAACTGCCAACGAGCTAGCCGTCGAGGCGCTCGATCGCATTTACTCGCAGCTCTCCCCCGATCCGGCGATGGCAGCCCGCTTGCCCCAGGATCGGACGCCGGTCTCTCCCGCTACTGCGGCCATGCTGGAAGAGATGCTCACGTTCTACGACCGGTTGGCGGAGCAGGAGGATGGCCAGGTCACGTATGGAGAGCAGATCGCGCTGGCGAATCGGCACATTGGAGATATACGTCACCATCTTGGTCAACTTGAACAGGCGAAGTCTGCTTATCTGAAAGCGCTCGAACAGTATCGCGTGCTCGATGAAGTAGCGGACGCGCGCGTCCACCTGTTCGATCAGGCCATTGTGCTTGTCGAGTACGGCATTGTCATCGACCGTTTACGCGAGCCTGCCGAGGCAAGGGAGTCGTGGAAAGAAGCGAAGAAGTTGCTATCTCAGCTGCAGGAAACCAGTAACCTATCCAGCGAGATGCATGTGCTGGAAGTTCGAGTAAAGGACTTGCTAGAAGGTCGGAAGGATAGTCGCCCGCCGATGCATCGTGGCGATGGCATGGATCGCCCAAGACAGCCACGTCGACCAGTTGGGCCACGCAGAGGTTGA
- a CDS encoding sigma-70 family RNA polymerase sigma factor, with translation MNDPPEKLLQLVSLIRLGDLQALARVFALQRPRLLRTVQFRLDRRLAGRIDPEDVLQEAYLAAVDRIGHFSGETAASLYVWLRLIVTQCLADLYRRHHGAQKRDVGREVSLQATNPAQNTSCCIAVELSGKLTSPSQAAIREEQSRRLQELIEEMDEIDREVLALRHFEELTNSETAEVLGIQPKAASIRYIRALRRLKDVMSAAGYSDDLK, from the coding sequence ATGAACGACCCGCCGGAAAAACTCTTGCAGCTTGTAAGCCTTATTCGCCTTGGCGATTTACAGGCACTGGCCAGGGTGTTTGCATTGCAACGTCCACGTCTGCTTCGCACGGTGCAGTTTCGTCTCGATCGACGTCTCGCGGGACGGATTGATCCTGAGGACGTGCTGCAGGAAGCCTATCTCGCAGCGGTCGATCGAATCGGCCACTTCTCGGGCGAGACGGCCGCTTCGCTGTACGTGTGGTTACGGCTCATCGTGACTCAATGCTTAGCCGATCTATATCGCCGGCATCACGGCGCTCAGAAGCGAGATGTTGGTCGCGAAGTATCGTTGCAGGCAACCAATCCAGCGCAGAATACTTCGTGTTGCATTGCGGTCGAACTATCGGGCAAGCTTACTTCGCCCAGCCAGGCAGCCATTCGCGAAGAGCAATCACGCCGCCTGCAGGAACTGATCGAAGAGATGGACGAGATCGATCGCGAAGTACTCGCGCTGCGGCACTTCGAGGAATTGACCAATAGCGAAACCGCCGAGGTGCTCGGCATCCAACCAAAAGCGGCCAGCATCCGCTACATTCGCGCGTTGCGTCGACTCAAAGACGTCATGTCAGCAGCCGGTTATAGCGACGATCTGAAGTAG